From Amycolatopsis sp. YIM 10, the proteins below share one genomic window:
- a CDS encoding DUF4232 domain-containing protein, with protein sequence MFGMKRIALGTSAVAGVFVLAACGSSGSASTAAGQPQQQANAGSGAVAAGGGGAAQPVSAREDTPRCTTDDLSLELGTPEQVGDAAGQYEVPLVYTNISERNCGLYGVPGVDLLGPEHAMGTVYHLPRIDNGAPVNEVAPGRTATASITVLAPGESDDPGWTPSHVETIPPGSTTPFVLDWPADLPVLRQDGATRPGSWVNGILADPA encoded by the coding sequence ATGTTCGGCATGAAGCGGATCGCGCTCGGTACCTCGGCGGTGGCGGGGGTGTTCGTGCTCGCGGCCTGCGGTTCGTCCGGCTCGGCCTCGACCGCGGCCGGCCAGCCGCAGCAGCAGGCCAACGCGGGCTCGGGCGCGGTGGCCGCCGGGGGCGGCGGCGCGGCTCAGCCGGTCAGCGCGCGGGAGGACACACCGCGGTGCACCACCGACGACCTGTCGCTCGAGCTGGGCACCCCGGAGCAGGTGGGCGACGCCGCGGGCCAGTACGAGGTCCCGCTGGTCTACACCAACATCTCCGAGCGGAACTGCGGTCTGTACGGCGTGCCGGGGGTCGACCTGCTCGGACCGGAGCACGCCATGGGCACCGTCTACCACCTGCCGCGCATCGACAACGGCGCGCCGGTCAACGAGGTGGCGCCCGGCCGGACGGCGACCGCGAGCATCACCGTGCTGGCCCCGGGCGAGAGCGACGACCCCGGCTGGACGCCGAGCCACGTGGAAACCATTCCGCCGGGCTCGACCACGCCGTTCGTTCTCGACTGGCCCGCCGACCTGCCGGTCCTGCGCCAGGACGGCGCCACCCGCCCGGGCAGCTGGGTGAACGGAATTCTCGCCGACCCGGCGTGA
- a CDS encoding TetR/AcrR family transcriptional regulator codes for MAANPVPESGVHRPWRGVAAEERQARRRDQLLDACFSIMGTQGVAAVTMRGVCREAKLTERYFYESFRGREELLTAVLEMVARQARDVLVEALEQSPPDSPGLVRHTVAAFTEFVTADPRRGRVLFFESLAAPELASRGTQLVEEFTATIALGLRSPALAGEEADEQDVELNAQAVFGALAWLYQAWLNDRVPVDRERFVRHAVRVIEQIAQARS; via the coding sequence ATGGCCGCCAATCCCGTCCCCGAGAGCGGGGTGCACCGCCCCTGGCGTGGCGTGGCCGCCGAGGAGCGGCAGGCGCGGCGCCGGGACCAGCTGCTCGACGCGTGCTTCTCGATCATGGGCACGCAAGGCGTGGCAGCGGTGACCATGCGGGGCGTCTGCCGCGAGGCCAAGCTGACCGAGCGGTACTTCTACGAGAGTTTCCGCGGCCGGGAGGAACTGCTGACCGCCGTGCTGGAAATGGTGGCGAGGCAGGCGAGGGACGTCCTGGTGGAGGCGCTGGAACAGTCTCCACCGGACAGCCCCGGCCTGGTCCGCCACACGGTCGCCGCGTTCACCGAGTTCGTCACCGCCGATCCGCGCCGGGGCCGGGTGCTCTTCTTCGAGTCGCTGGCCGCGCCGGAGCTGGCCAGCCGGGGCACGCAGCTGGTCGAGGAGTTCACCGCGACCATCGCGCTCGGCCTGCGCAGTCCGGCACTGGCCGGGGAAGAGGCCGACGAGCAGGACGTCGAACTCAACGCGCAGGCCGTGTTCGGCGCGCTGGCCTGGCTGTACCAGGCCTGGTTGAACGATCGCGTGCCGGTCGATCGTGAGCGCTTCGTGCGGCACGCCGTGCGGGTGATCGAGCAGATCGCCCAAGCGCGCTCCTGA